tttcCCTTGTCTCTGAGCCAGTCAGATGCCTGAACAtgtagagagagacatttcCTAAATCTATTAGCCTACAGGCAGCGTGGGGTGAAAAGTATTGATTTGTTGCCAATGTATTTTAGATGAATTTATTAAAACTGTATGTTTTATGTCTTAACTTGCACAGCTGTGCTTTAAATACAAGTTTCCACACACATGGATTTTCTATGGTGTTCCTCCACCTAAGTGACTCAGGTTCAGACAATTTTTAGAATGCTGAATACATGTTTTAGAATTGTGGTTATGGAACTTGTCATCTATTAGTGGACCAGTCACTGATCTTCAATCTACTATGCATTAGATTAATTTTCcgaatgatttattaatatcttTACACATTTTCTAGGACCAAAGGCAAACACACGAACAAGCCATCACAGAACTATCAGAACAGCTGAAAGACTCTCGCAGGGAGCTGAGGGAGATTATTAAAGACACCAAACAGGCAGAACAAGCCTGGAGGTCTGAAAGGGTGAAAAGAGATTTTGAAGAAGGTCGACTGGTCGACTGTTTGCGGAAAAGAGATAAACTCATTGAGGTATGTGTTCCCTGACTTTCTTTCTTGTTATACCCTGAGGCTGCACTGTACAGCACATATTAGCTACAATTTCAGTTTTCGATTAGTGTGTAATACATCTATGATGtcacaattaattaaattaattaaaaaaaaattttttttattaccagcAAGTTCTCTTGGATGCTGAGAAACGTGATGGCATGCTTATAGAACTGCATCAGGACATCTTAAGTAAGGTTGAACCAAGGGTCGGTCTCAAACACACGCTATGATTGTGTGaagtctgttttgtgtgtgtgtgtgtgtgtgtgtgtgtgtgtgtgtgtgtgtgtgtgtgtgtgtgtgtgtgtgtgtgtgagagagagagagagagaggagggggtaAAATATATACGCTGGTATATGTCTGTATGAATGGTGGTTATATACTGGGTTATGACGGCCATATCTATATGTACTAATACTGCCTCAGATTGATAGCCTCAATTGCCAAAATACCTTATCTTCATTTCTGCTTTTTATGGGTTGAATGTTTTTCTAAGGTAAGCCTTGCATGTAATTGTTTTCTATTGTTTGTTCTCTGCTGCTAGTTCAGCCTATTATAACATACTGACTTTGTGCAGCCTAAGTCACGTGATAgtttcaatttattttctttccaaagCACAATGTTTTATAAGAAAtcatccttttttcttttcctttttttttatcacctacCAGACCAAAGGGTGCCTGCAATGtaattctgcttttatttctggGATTTCTGcaattgatatttttttattttgtaatgtacTACTACtgggtttttttggttaaactttattttaattttttaaagacatctttgcgtatttctttatttataaggGGCGGCTACCAAGTGAAATTTGGTAATCCCTTTTGTTGTCTACTGTCTTCTTTCCATGTAGGCCCAAAAGCCTGTATTCTGAAATGTAATGTACGGTTGATGTTATATTTATGTGCCTGGTTGTTCTTTATTGAGAACAGTAACAATAAACACGGTCACACTATTACTAAAATGATCACATGGTTTGTCATTAATAGATCatggttggttggtttgttgttgttgtttctccCCCCCCACATCATTGTGTGACAAGATGAACGGTAATGTGATAACTGCTGATCGGGTTGCAGAATGACTTTGTTGCTGTCTGACCTTATTCGTGTAATAGATTTAGGTAAGAAGTATTACTGTTGGAATATAATCCTTATTAACAGGTTACCACAAGTTGTGGTAGAAACAGACACAGGCTTTGGCTTCTAGtaacataatataaatgtaaagacatttttttatgcatttaggtttaaatatatctatttttactttattttattattgcactTATTTTGATTGACTAATGGAGTACTTTggcttcattttgttttaattgctgcatgcaaaaaaattatctatttaaacatatttttttattattatttataaaaaatatatatatatatatatatatatatatatatatatatatatatatatatatatatatatatatatatatatattgttagaGTTtccattcagtaaaaaaaaaaaaagacttggtGAATGCCATCACTGCCATATTGTATCACGTAACACTCCAGGCCAACGtggcgcgtgtgtgtgtgtgtgtgtgtgtgtgtgtgtgtgttgtgtggtcACCATGGAAACGTCACAAACGTTATTCTACCCGACCAAACCGAGTCAGTAGATAACTTTAGTTCTCTCTACACTTCCGACACAAAGCAAGTGAAGATCGGTGCAGTCAGTAATGCAAGGTGGTACGGTGGTTAGGTCAGCTCCGTATACCGCGGTCATAATCGGATCTAAATGTCCAGGGGATGAAACTCTTAGCTCCATCAGGCGTGCTGAGCGCCTGGTGCTCCAGTCTCATGTACGCACTCTGGATTGCACCGCACGCTATCGAGCTCCACCTCACTCATCCCAGCTCCCGGGTCCAACACTTCGGGCCTACAGTGTTAAAAAGGACGTAATACAAACTCGACCTGCATCTTCTGGCACTCTGGTAAGATGATCATTCCATCAATAACACAGGAAATACGTTTATCACATAGATCCTTGTAGGTAGATCACTGTAGTCCATCTGTTTCTATACACCCCAATCCAGAGAGATCAGATATGAAACACATGATGTAAGAGCCTATTTGTAGGGAGATCAGTGATTTAGAGTAGCACATCTGTTTCTACACCCACATCTAGAGAGATTACAGCTAATGGACAGTGTAAAATAACCCACTGGTTCCATGCTGGAAGAAAGCAGAAGAGACCAGACAATcattcaccaagcagagctttctttattttcgttcattttcacacacactcgaGGATCGGGATGACTTTCCCTCTCGACGTCCGCCGGCGTCTCACTCGCAGATCGTCCAGCCTTCCTCCAGCGTTCGTGCGTCTCACTCACGGATAGTCCCGCCTTCCTCCGGTGTCTCACTTGCGGATCGTCCCGCCTTCCTCCAGCGTCTCACTTGTGGATCGTCCCGCCTTCCTCCGGTGTCTCACTTGCGGATCGTCCCGCCTTCCTCTGGCGTCTCACTTGCGGATCGTCCCGCCTTCCTCCAGCGCCCATGCGTTTTACTTGCGGATCGTCCCGCCTTCCTCCGTGCGTCTCACTTGCGGATCGTCCCCCCCTTCCGCCAGCATCCGTGCGTTTTACTTGTGGATCGTCCCGCCTTCCTCCGCGCAGCTCACTTGTGGATCCTCGGCTTCCTCCAGGGTCTGTGCGTCTCACTTGCGGATCGTCCTGCCTTTCTCCGGCGTCTGTGCGTCTCACTTGCGGATCGTCCCGGCTTCCTTTGTCTTTCTCCTTCGCCCGCGCTCAGTCACCGTTCGTCAACCCTTCTGCCCGTCTCTGCTTGGTGGCTCTCTCCCCTAAACTGGTGTCTTGCTCCaacagagcgcactgattagtctcatcagctccACCCTCCACTTGCTCACCCCTGAATGAACCACCACAGAAAGTTTACCTTTTATTGCTTAGTGACTAAATCGAGGTAGATGTTGTACAATCGGTTGTAGTGATAAAGAGGTCGGTAAGAATATCTGCAAGGTAGATGTAGTTGATGGTGGTAGTAACCatgtttatctttttatctttttcacTAAAGCTGAATTCATTTTGCGGGACTGGCCCGTTCCCACCGCCTGCGCTTCGCGAGCAAAGTGCAGGCCTCAGCAAAGCACTGTCTGCTGAATACACCCGTGCAGTACGGCAGGTAGAAGGTAATTTACGGAGACAGGCTGGGAGGATCAACGAAGCAGCCACTAGGCTGAATCATCAGAAAGAGAAATTAGAGAAGCTGCTACGAAGTGTCAGGACAGCACTGCTTGTCAACAAGAAAACCACAGAGGAGCGAACACGAAGACCAGCAACTGAGACAGTGAGTGAGGATGAAGGGGTGTGAGGAATGTATCTTTGTTACAGGATCTAATAggtttggaggagaaaaaacAGTACCAAGAACTATTGATATTCACAGAATGGAGCAATATTACCATAACGGTATCATGATAACATTTGTAGACTGTCACTACGCATAATATCTTATTTGGTATCAGATTTCTTAGTACATTACAATGGTCATGACCAGAAGTTTGTACAAATGATGTACTGGATACGGTGTATGAAGATAAACAAAATGTAGTTATTACATAGCAAAACAAATTTTTCTGCTCTCACAAGAATTTCTTATGTAGCAGTAATCAGGGCCAAATTAAAGATGTTTATCATTTACAGAAGGTTATACAGTGTCTGTCAAAATTCTGGAAACTCCTAgtcttgtttatgtttttgttccttttccttatatgcaacaaacgaagtcatttaaaatgtactttgaccaaacaaatatagaaatgtacagatgttggtACTTAATAAACAGTCAAACTTGATTTCcagtgaaaaatcctcccttggCATTAGCTTTACTCACTCCTGGCATCTGGAAAGtttatttctccaaacatttgtttttcctGACCttatgatccagttcatcccaaaacaGTTGAGTAGAATTTAAGTGTGGTGACTGGACAGGCCATTGCATGATCGATTACATCCCAGGTGTttgtttgctctttaaataatgCTAAGCGAGCTTGGACATATTTTATTGGACCATTGttgcagtccagacagaattgcatggtgtttaagtatggaatggtggccatgttggttcagtattacTTTCACTAGGAATTAGTCTTCAAAACAACACTAAATCATTAACCAACCACCCTtctgtttgactgtgggtgtgaggcagtctgctaatgTCTTCTCCCTGTCATATATAAGTTCTTCTGGTTAAAGCCTTCAGAACTTTtgttctacatttacatttacatttgcggtatttggcagacgcccttatccagagtgacttacaactgagcaggggatggttttagggcttttgctcaagggcccagcagtggcagcttggtggtggtgggatttttACCTGTCACCTTCCAATACATagtcaaatgccttaaccactgagctaccacctccctagtCATGCACCATccaatttattcatgtttttgccttttacttaGTTTGGtgcttaaatacaataaaagatTAGGTGTTTCTAAATGTTTGATAGGCACTGCAGATCAAttcaaattgaataaaattaatgaagaaaaaaaaaagatctgccaGTTGTCTGCATTACTCCAAGTTTAAGAAGATCTTTCCAGTTTAACTTCCTTTTCCCATCATATTAACTTCCTAGGCATGTGTTAAGTTTCGCAGAGGGGATGGGATTGGAAATCAATATAAGCAAGGACTAACATTTAATTAGAGACACAGTTCATTTTTTGTCATGCTTTACttttctaatattttaaatcaaatgtttttcaCTGAAGGAAAAAGATGAAGCTGATTTTCTGCTCTGCCATGAGAAAAAAGGCTTGAACGAGCTGAAGTGGAACCTGGACGTTCTGCTGAAAGAaactttaactcaaatacagGTAAAAACAAGACTATAAACTAGAAAAGGTGCACAGCACATGTATAGCTCACCTAGTCTTTGCACCTCTGTGACATTCAGACACTAACTCAAAGCAGCAGATGGCTCCTGGACTGTGCCTTTGAAAGGTCCAGGGTAATTGAGCTGCTCCCTCAGAAAGGACCACCTTCAGCATCTGTCCATCCCTCAATCTCTCCTCTTTCACTGGAACCTGACCCTTCTGGTCCGTTTACTCCAGGTACTGACATCAACACTTTTATGTGACACTGTCTTTTGAATTGAGATGACACGTTCCACAAACGAATCTCAAATTCCCCCGAACACAGAGTGTAAAGAGGTGCTTGAGTCATCAGCAGCAGTCTTGCAGACGTCTAAGCTGCACAGCAGGAGAATTGAACAGGTCATGTGTGATGTTATCAAGAAACAAGCAGCTCTACACCAGTCAGTTAATGAAGGTCTACTACAGAAAATTGCACAAACCCAGAGTCTACAGGTGAGATGAAAACCTAACCTGTAGACCATCATATAAATATAGTccattaaaaaagcacaagtatACATGAGATAATTTAGGTTTTAAAATGATTGGTTGTTCTTGCACACttgtgtatacagtacattGATTTAAGACTTTACGATCTTGCAAAAAAGTTTTGGAACTACATATTTGTAAGTGTATaattcaaaaatatattaactaGTATGCAATTTAGGACACAGCTAATGTTTTCAAAGCAACTGCAATTCATAACATAGGCAGCAGAGGGCTCTACACCTTCCGATAGCCAAATGgataaaatgctaaatatatttttcaaactAGCTTGAATGTAatactaaacttttttttttttttttttttacactaagaAACTACTGGCTTGGGAACATCATTACACCTTTAACCTAAGATTATGTGTCCCATATTCTCGTGCTATTGCAGATAGTTAGAAATTGTGCTAAATTCTAGTAATCTGTTACATACACaagctattttattttctaacaaTTCAatctttaatattaaattatctaTTTTATTATGCAAAAATGCAATCTCAACTGTTTAAAATTCAGTATTAGTTAATTACCTAGCTAAACTAGTGTGTACAGATTGCAACACTGTAGCGTCTCATGGTGGTCGTTTTTGGCTAGTTAGCTATCTTAGCATTCAGAGATGTGGATCATATTTTGTAACGACACAATTTGACATCATACTGACCGTCATTGCCTTATATggaaaaatgtgacatttttcagtGTTAACAATGCCCAAAATAAATGTACCCACATTTGCACATAGGCCTACATTACAACATTGATTCATAACTCTTTGTTTCTTAGCAACGTCTAACGATGAGCTCAGCAGCCACTAGACAGGCCATCTACCGCAAAAAGAGACAGATGCAGTGTGCCAGCTACAGCCATGGAAGAGCTCTGGTACGTTCTGGTAGTCATGTGTTAACTTGCAGTATTGTCCCTTACAGTCCTTGATGTCAggatcagtggtggacgaagtacacaaaccatatacttgagtaaaaaatgtaaaagtaaagatACACTAGGTTAAATATTACCTCAGTAAAAGTGTTCCTTTAAacgttcacttgagtaaaagtatgaaagtgtttgccttcaaatgttcttaagtatccaaagtactatgatatATTATGGCTACAATGTTCTTATCATTTTTGTTATGACTCTTGCCTAATCAacacagtttatgtgaaaagactgttacttttagcacaccgatctattaattGAATGATAtcaatgagtcaaacactaattaatatttattcaaatgatcatgaacccaaaaccttttttttaactacttaaaaatatttattttgcgtAATTAAGGCCAAGGGTGTGACCACCAAGCGgtaatcaaaacaagtttaaaccATGCTCTctctgattggtggtttgcttTGTGCTTGACCggttatgtttttatccactcataaataaaaaggaacgactgatttcacaaaatgtagttgaaaattaaattaaaatatttgactttgcaatgtagtgaagttaaagtctccccaaatagaaattcttcagtaaagaacagatacgtgaaaaaaagctacttaaatacagtaaaaaacgATGGGCTTTAATACGGTTACCACTGGTAAGGATAATATTAGAATTGACATCGGACATCATTCTTGTAATAAAATAGCAAACCAAGTATTTTTGAGGGGAAAacacattacatcacttcattaccataaactgtttacatgccgtttttgcacattttttctgaattgcttctattgctcttttgcacaacaatttgtttacatttttgttactgttcactttaCGTCTCTTACACTCAGAgtgcaatatacaacaggtttagtggtggcgctattttgtgtatttgtcttgcactgtcctgtactgtcttgtgttgtcttgcactgtttgcaccaggttgcacacatgcactttatgtggtgtgGACACTTACAGTCCTTatccctgtgttttctgttttctgggATTGTTGTTGTacgtagcaccagggttcaggaggaacgttgtttcattttactgtgtaatgcgtcagctatatatggttgaaatgataataaaagcttcttgacttgacatgattTAACACACACTATGTTTCTGCTGTAGGGTCCAGTCTCCTCTGGTGACCTGTTCTGCAGAGAAAGGATTAACAGGCCTATTGTGCAGGTGTATGAGAGACACCCAACTTTTCAGCTGCCTGAGACCAGACTCCTAGCACAGGTAGTGTAATCGACATAATATTATAACAGTCTAAATGTTTGTAATCCACTTGattaataagagaaaaaaagacagacataaTTATGAACACTTTAAATGGTTTGTGTATCATTAAAGTACGAGTGCATACACAACATTGGTTAACATTTCCTGAACCTGTATGGTGCAGTTAAACCGTATTATGTGTGTATTCTAGGGCAAAGCTATGCTAAAGCACCATTTGGAGCGTGAAGAGAAAACAGTAGGAGAGCTGCAAGATGTACATCTGCAGCTGGAGGATGACTTTTGTGTAAAGAGAGAGTCAGCAAGGGTGGACTCTGCCGCACTCCGGCTTCGAAGAATGAATACCTCTCACATATTTGTCTAGTCAGCAAATGCATGACAATTTTAAACCTATTTGCGTTCACTTCTTTCAAACTCGTATGTACATCTTTGCACCAGTATTATATAGATTTGAGTTAAGTACAACTAACATACTGGTCCATATATCTGGTCatcattaaatataatgaatcTCAAGACTTTGTTTCGGACgtcttttgtattttaattatcaGGGTCGTGTGgtcattaatacaattattaaagtttactggaaagaaagaagagttAAGATTCAGAGTAGTATTCTGGGCATTTAGAGTTGTCTCTGTTTAACCTCTATTACAAATGTGTTTCATATTTATTAGGTtattatctaaataaaataatgaaaaaaggtCACATCCACATTTTGAATTGTAAAACAATgctcacagaaaacatttgtttattgcagTTATGTAGCAGTCCAATATATGAGTGATATTGTATTTAGACACCAGATTACGCTCTCAGTGGCACTCGGAGCTCACTGATGTACCGTGCGAAACCCTTATTAGAGATCTGATTTTAAAGTAGAATGTAATACTAAATCATACAAAAGCATCTGCAAATATAATTGAGATATTCAAAAGAGAATAAGTGTTACATACAAAGTGCAGTGCTAACTAAACTAATTCTtaactatatatttaaaattatataaacttCTGAtatcctttttttaatcttggaATGTCAgtgtacaaaaaacaaacaaaaaaatgtggtaAGATTTAATTACAATATTTCAGGAAAAGCATTTTGAGTAACCGAGTTAGACGTTATTGTGATACGATTTTGTTTAGTTGCTTCTAAAAGCCCTTGTGCAGTCCAAGTCCCCTAGGAGATCATTCACTTCTCTATTTCAGAGGCCTCTATTGAGTTTCCCTACTATCTGGACAGGGATTCACAATGTCCTCTACCTCAATTATTTCCACCACCAGATCTCTGATGCACTTCACACTGTCCAGtgctgcttctgcttcttcATCCTCACTGACAGAGTCTCGGTGTGGAGCTGTGGTGCCTTCAGACACTACCTCGTCTGAGTGTGCAGTCATGTCACTCTCGCCCTCTGCTGGAGGATCAGGGATAATGGGGAGTCCGTTTGTGTTGGTACTGCTGGAACTCTCCATTATGCTCTCTGCTGGTGTCTCAGTGACTGCGGTGTCATCTTTAGTGGAAGAGGATTCGCAGAAATGTGTTTCTATTTGTGTGTCTTCTGTGTCCTTAGTCTGGGGACCTGAATTATTTTCAGCTT
The DNA window shown above is from Silurus meridionalis isolate SWU-2019-XX chromosome 12, ASM1480568v1, whole genome shotgun sequence and carries:
- the ccdc105 gene encoding coiled-coil domain-containing protein 105, encoding MQGGTVVRSAPYTAVIIGSKCPGDETLSSIRRAERLVLQSHVRTLDCTARYRAPPHSSQLPGPTLRAYSVKKDVIQTRPASSGTLLNSFCGTGPFPPPALREQSAGLSKALSAEYTRAVRQVEGNLRRQAGRINEAATRLNHQKEKLEKLLRSVRTALLVNKKTTEERTRRPATETEKDEADFLLCHEKKGLNELKWNLDVLLKETLTQIQTLTQSSRWLLDCAFERSRVIELLPQKGPPSASVHPSISPLSLEPDPSGPFTPECKEVLESSAAVLQTSKLHSRRIEQVMCDVIKKQAALHQSVNEGLLQKIAQTQSLQQRLTMSSAATRQAIYRKKRQMQCASYSHGRALGPVSSGDLFCRERINRPIVQVYERHPTFQLPETRLLAQGKAMLKHHLEREEKTVGELQDVHLQLEDDFCVKRESARVDSAALRLRRMNTSHIFV